TGAAAGTGCCCAAAGCCCTGCTTGACACAACAGTGCTACTGTTGGCTCCGATGATAATTATCATCACAGGGGAGCACCCTACATTGTCTATGTCTTTTGGAAAGTCAcctctcttctctgtgcctcaatttttactgtctttaaaataagtatattccCCTGACTTGGGTGAATTTGAGATGGACACCAGAAAAGGAGGTAGTGCTCTCCAGCTGTCAATGGGCAGCTCAGGCCAGCAAAAGATCCCAGTACTCCTGGAACCCTCAACCTAGCTGCATTCTTATGTTTACAGTTAATACACGAGGTCCTGTTCAAATGGAGGATACTTCATTCTTGCAAAAACTCGGATAGGATGTCATTTTACCCATTgtgagatggagaaactgaggctaaCAGGTTCATTGACTTCCCTAAGGCCACCCACGCTATCCTCAGGTGTCTCTGAACTGAGGTCTAGCCTTCCTGAGACCTTCCACCACACTGTCCTCTCCACTTGGCCCAGTGCATGCGcgcggacacacacacacaatcatacaAAGTCCACTCACTGGAGTCATGAGCATCCTTAGCCTTGGTTCTTCTCCATGGAAATGCAGGAAGGGTAGATGAGGAAGAAACATTAAATACCTACTGTGTTACAGATGCTCTTCATACATTCACAGCCACCTGGTGATAGAGGAATTGCTCTTCCATTTAATGGGTAAGGAGACTGAGGCTCCAAAAGCCAGAGAGGGGCAGAACTGGGCCAAGATCAGGGCTGTCTTACCCTCTACCACTATCTCCAAGATCTCCCTGGATGATACTCTGCTCTTTGCTTGTCTCTCCTCCCAAGGTCTACAGTTTCCCTACTGGAAATGGAATCGGAACACCCCCTGCCTTGTTCTCAACAGGGTCAGAAACGAGAACAATGGGGTAGAGCTGGATTcctagtggtgtgtgtgtgtgtgtataggagtTGCACatccacccaagcatccccatcTCTGTTTCCCTAGTGCTCCAGGAGTGTGTTGCTCCTGGAGCAAGAATCTCATCACTTCCCCTTTTTACCACCTGCAGGAACCCTCTGTCCTCTCCAGAGCACCAGGTCTGGTCTCTGTGGCccccaccagctgtgtgacctggggcaggtttcccccaccccaaacttGTACTCCCTAAGACTCTGGCAGCTGTTTTCAACTGGGGATGATGCCCAGGTCAGGCCTGTACTTAGAGcctctttttcagatttttctatctCCAGAATCTCCATCTACCAGTCTCCCTAGCTTGCTTCCCCCCAAGAATGTCTGAAAGCAACCCCAGTAGCACACTGAGCCTGCCTTGGCTCTCAGGGGGAGGTGACACTTAGCCAAGAAGAGTAAGGGTCCAGTTGACTTGGTCTCCTTGGCAACCAAGGGCCACTAAGGCCCCAGCCcaatgtcctttctcttttctgcccATCCAGACCTGGCTCCTTGGCCTTGAGCATTTTCCTGCTACACATCTGCACATGCTGTTCCTGTGCCCTGAGCTGCCCTCcccattcctcccacccccatccaaGAAAAGCAGTACAGTGTGATGGAGGAGGCCAGGGTGAGGCCAGGCAGGCAATCtcagatttgaatcctggcttggctactttctagctgtgtgacttggcaCATGTGCCTTAATCTCCCCAGAACAGAAATGGGAACACCTCCATCCCTGGGtaattatgaggattaaatagcAAAACCTCTTGGTTAGTGCTCTATTCATATAGTtattagcagcagcagcagcacagcacagGGCATGGTGAGCACTTGGTAATAGTAGCCCTTCTATCTCAGCCAGCACTCTGGGACCGTcagtcctctcccttctctccactcGTCACTGTCCACAAATGAGGTTCCAGAGCCTCCATTCAGCATTTTCCACCTCAAGGAAGCCCCAACCTCTTGCTCTAGCCActcatttctctgcttcctcacACTGGAACCTGTGCTCAGCCTATCTCCTGCCCAAGCACCTTCCCCTTCTTGTGGGGAGTTCCCACACcaacctctctccctctcctgcctgttTGCAAGACCTGCTCCGCAGCCCCTGATGAGTCTCTGATCCTGGTACACAGGAAACTGTTGTCATTCAGTGATTTGGTCTGTTGTCCCCTACACTGAATTCCACTGGGCAGGGAACCAGGTCTGATTGtctctgtgtccccagagcccaCTTAGCATGGAGTTCAGCCCATAGTGGGTATCAGCAGATGCCGGCCCCCGCCTGCTGCCCACCCATCACTCATGCAGGGGCTGGCGGCACTGCACGCATGCTGGACACGTGGGGTTTGTGAGGGCAGCTGAGCAGCAAGGTTTATAGAGAAcccagggcagcagcagggtGAGTATCTGGAGCTAGGTCGGCAGGCTCAGGGCACAGCCAGCCTGAGCTGGGGGTCAGGGACCCATAGCCCCTTCACTCCCCCAGGGACACAGTGTAGGCGGCATGATGTGGGACACCCCAGGAAGGGCCAGGGCATAGGGGTGGGCTTCCCTCCATCAGCCCAGGACAGAGCTGGTGCTAAGGGCCCCATCATTCTGACTGGGGTAGGGGTTTCAGGGACAAGGGTCAAGAGGGAAGGAACACAGCCCATCCAACGTGTCCATCTGGTGTGGCTATGTGCCAGCAGGTAAAGTCCCACATGCAGAGCTCCCTCTGGGCTGCAGGaggtgggggacctgggtgggcaggtgggcatgGCAGCCGGGGCCTGGGGGAGCCTAGTCCAGTGGCCCCTGGAAAATGAGGCGGACACAGCCATGCTCACCAGTGAGCCAGGCCCCACAAAAAGGGCAGGCAGCATGGAAAGCATGGGTGCCATGGGGCAGTGGTGTCTGGGCCCAGTAGCGGGCAGTCTTCTCAGAACAGACATGGCCGCAGGGTGCAAAGGCATGGCTTGGTGGCCCAGGGTCCAGACAGAGGCCGGCCTCCTGGCCAAGCCACAGAGGGACGTAGGGCCCCACAAGGCGACAGAGAGGACACTCGCGCTCCTGGGGGCCCCGCTCTCTCCTGCAGCCCCAGCCATGGTAGCCGTGGACATGGCCACACCGGACGTAGACCCAAGGCTGCTGCTTGTCGGGTGCCGTGCGGCCACGGGCCGGACTGGGGAAGGCCAGAGTGCTGAGGCCCACAGGGCACTGGGGCCGTGCCGCATTCGCCTCCTGCCGCTGGGCCTCCAGCTGCTTCAGCGTCGGTGCCCTCAGCAGCCCTGCTGGCGTGCGCCACAGCAGTGTGGCCCCACACAGGTCAATGAGGGAGCCGTCCTGTAGCACATTGGACTCATTTTCCACCTgccagaggcacagaaaggtcTTAACTGCTCAAGACGGCACCAAACCCCTGGCCCCTAGGCAGCTATCACCCCAGCCAAGCCACCTGTCTATCCCACCAAACCTCCCTGGAGAGAACACCCTGGACCAATGGGGCAGgctagaggggaggggagaggagagtaggggcagagggggaggaggatgggggcaGAGGAGCCAGGGGGACTGAGAAGCCACATGGGAGGCAAGCCAATGGTCCCAGGTATGCACTGTCCCTCACAGTGGGATGTGGGCCT
The Canis lupus familiaris isolate Mischka breed German Shepherd chromosome 18, alternate assembly UU_Cfam_GSD_1.0, whole genome shotgun sequence genome window above contains:
- the PELI3 gene encoding E3 ubiquitin-protein ligase pellino homolog 3 isoform X3 yields the protein MHHISTPLVSKALSNRGQHSISYTLSRSHSVIVEYTHDSDTDMFQIGRSTENMIDFVVTDTSPGGGAAEGPSAQSTISRYACRILCDRRPPYTARIYAAGFDASSNIFLGERAAKWRTPDGLMDGLTTNGVLVMHPAGGFSEDSAPGVWREISVCGNVYTLRDSRSAQQRGKLVENESNVLQDGSLIDLCGATLLWRTPAGLLRAPTLKQLEAQRQEANAARPQCPVGLSTLAFPSPARGRTAPDKQQPWVYVRCGHVHGYHGWGCRRERGPQERECPLCRLVGPYVPLWLGQEAGLCLDPGPPSHAFAPCGHVCSEKTARYWAQTPLPHGTHAFHAACPFCGAWLTGEHGCVRLIFQGPLD